In Symphalangus syndactylus isolate Jambi chromosome 14, NHGRI_mSymSyn1-v2.1_pri, whole genome shotgun sequence, one DNA window encodes the following:
- the BAIAP3 gene encoding BAI1-associated protein 3 isoform X4 translates to MSTLLDIKSSVLRQVQVCPSFRRRTEQDPGSASADPQEPATGAWKPGDGVEFFAHMRLMLKKGEGRQGLPCFEVPLRSGSPAPPEPVDPSRGLRALAPEEALLSYLQQVFGMSPEEHIEAIERVRKAKAPTYALKVSVVRAKNLLAKDPNGFSDPYCMLGILPASDAAREPRAQKEQRFGFRKGSKRGGPLPAKCIQVTEVKSSTLNPVWKEHFLFEIEDVSMDQLHLDIWDHDNDVSLVEACRKLNEVIGLKGMGRYFKQIVKSARANGTAGPTEDHTDDFLGCLNIPVREVPVAGVDRWFKLEPRSSASRVQGDCHLVLKLITTQRDTAMSQRGRSGFLSHLLLLSHLLRFEHPAEEPKSSSWRGELSTPAATILCLHGAQSNLSLLQLAVLHWQVSSRHHQTRTLDYSYLLGLLEDMQAHWEEAPSLPQEQEESLADSLSAFSEFGLQLLRQLRDYFPATNSTAVYRLELLLKCLGKLQLFQPSFEICPFETELNMDIAAALKRGNREWYDRILNAKSPREQPGPQRLPGLVVLADAIYDDLQSCYSVYASLFHSILSVDIFTLTFRQLERLVAEEAWVLTEELSPKMTLEVASGLFELYLTLADLQRFWDSIPGRDSRSLALAGIHAPFLPAVKLWLQVLRDQAKWRLQGAVDMDTLEPVDTSSRHSSSAATASLCLSHIQELWVRLAWPDPAQAQGLGTQLGQDMCEATLFYTELLRKKVDTQPGAAGEAVSEALCVVLNNVELVRKAAGQALKGLAWPEGATGPEGVLPRPLLSCTQALDDDLQREAHTVTAHLTSKMVGDIRKYVQHISLSPDSIQNDEAVAPLMKYLDEKLALLNASLVKGNLSRVLEALWELLLQAILQALGANHDVSADFYSRFHFTLEALVSFFHAEGQGLPLESLRDGSYKRLKEELRLHKCSTRECIEQFYLDKLKQRTLGQNRFGRLSVRCHYEAAEQRLAVEVLHAADLLPLDANGLSDPFVIVELGPPHLFPLVRSQRTQVKTRTLHPVYDELFYFSVPAEACRRRGACVLFTVMDHDWLSTNDFAGEAALGLGGVSGVARPQVGGGARAGQPVTLHLCRPRAQVRSALRMLEGRTSKEAQEFVKKLKELEKCMEADP, encoded by the exons GTGTTTGGCATGAGCCCTGAAGAGCACATCGAGGCCATCGAGCGAGTGAGGAAGGCCAAG GCTCCCACGTACGCCCTGAAAGTCTCTGTCGTGCGTGCCAAGAACCTTCTGGCCAAGGACCCCAACG GCTTCAGCGACCCGTACTGCATGCTGGGCATCCTGCCTGCCTCGGACGCCGCGCGGGAGCCCCGTGCACAGAAGGAGCAGCGCTTCGGCTTCCGCAAGGGCAGCAAGCGCGGCGGACCCCTGCCCGCCAAGTGCATCCAGGTCACCGAGGTGAAGAGCAGCACCCTGAACCCCGTCTGGAAGGAGCACTTCCTCTT TGAGATTGAGGACGTGAGCATGGACCAGCTGCACCTGGACATCTG ggATCATGACAACGATGTGTCCCTGGTAGAAGCGTGCAGGAAGCTGAATGAAGTCATCGGCCTGAAGGGCATGGGCAG GTACTTCAAACAGATCGTCAAGTCAGCCCGCGCAAACGGGACAGCAGGACCCACTGAGGACCACACCGATGACTTCCTGGGGTGCCTCAACATACCTGTCCGG GAGGTGCCTGTGGCTGGCGTCGACCGCTGGTTCAAGCTGGAGCCACGCTCCAGTGCCTCGCGTGTGCAGGGAGACTGCCACCTCGTTCTCAAGCTGATCACTACGCAG AGGGACACAGCCATGAGCCAGCGCGGGCGATCCGGCTTCCTGTCCCACCTGCTGCTGCTCAGCCATCTGCTGCGGTTCGAGCACCCAGCAGAGGAG cccaagTCCAGCAGCTGGCGAGGAGAGCTCAGCACACCAGCCGCCACCATCCTTTGCCTGCACGGAGCCCAGAGCAACCTGTCACTCTTGCAGCTGGCCGTGCT GCACTGGCAGGTCAGCAGCCGCCACCATCAAACCCGCACGCTGGACTACAGCTACCTGCTGGGGCTGCTGGAGGACATGCAGGCACACTGGGAGGAGGCGCCCTCACTGCCCCAGGAGCAG GAGGAGAGCCTGGCTGATAGCCTTTCCGCCTTTTCTGAGTTCGGGCTGCAGCTGCTGCGCCAGCTCCGAGACTACTTCCCTGCCACCAACAGCACTGCTGTCTACCGCCTGGAGCTGCTGCTGAA GTGTCTGGGCAAGCTGCAGCTCTTCCAGCCCTCCTTTGAGATCTGCCCCTTCGAGACAGAGCTGAACATGGACATTGCTGCGGCCCTGAAG AGAGGCAACCGTGAGTGGTACGACAGGATCCTGAATGCCAAGAGTCCCCGAGAGCAG CCAGGACCACAGCGCCTGCCTGGGCTGGTTGTGCTGGCCGACGCCATCTATGACGATCTCCAGTCCTGCTACAGTGTCTACGCCAGCCTCTTCCACAG CATCCTCAGTGTGGACATCTTCACCCTGACCTTCCGGCAGCTGGAGCGTCTG GTGGCTGAGGAGGCGTGGGTGCTGACAGAGGAGCTGAGCCCCAAGATGACCCTGGAGGTGGCCTCGGGGCTCTTTGAGCTCTACCTGACCCTGGCTGACCTCCAGCGCTTCTGGGATAGCATCCCTGGCCG GGACAGCCGCTCTCTGGCCCTGGCTGGCATCCACGCCCCATTCCTGCCTGCTGTGAAGCTCTGGCTCCAAGTGCTGCGGGACCAGGCCAAGTGGAGACTTCAGGGAGCCGTGGACATGGATACG CTGGAGCCCGTGGACACCTCCTCCAGGCATAGCAGCTCTGCAGCCACTGCTAGTCTCTGCCTCAGCCACATCCAGGAGCTGTGGGTGCGCCTGGCATGGCCTGACCCTGCCCAGGCTCAGGGGCTGGGCACCCAGCTCGGCCAG GACATGTGTGAGGCCACCCTCTTCTACACGGAGTTGCTTCGGAAGAAGGTGGACACTCAGCCAGGGGCGGCTGGTGAAGCAGTGAGCGAGGCG CTCTGCGTGGTCCTCAACAACGTGGAGCTCGTGCGCAAGGCTGCTGGACAGGCCTTGAAGGGCCTGGCATGGCCAGAGGGGGCCACGGGGCCCGAGGGGGTGCTCCCCCGCCCCCTGCTCAGCTGCACACAGGCCCTGGACGATGATCTGCAACGGGAGGCCCACACGGTGACAGCGCACCTGACCTCTAAG ATGGTGGGCGACATCCGGAAGTATGTACAGCACATCAGCCTCTCGCCTGACTCCATCCAGAACGATGAG GCCGTGGCCCCGCTCATGAAGTACCTGGATGAGAAGCTGGCCCTGCTGAACGCCTCGCTGGTGAAGGGGAACCTGAGCAG GGTGCTGGAGGCCCTGTGGGAGCTGCTCCTCCAGGCCATTCTGCAGGCGCTGGGTGCGAACCATGACGTCTCCGCTGATTTCTACAGCCGCTTCCACTTCACACTGGAG GCCCTGGTCAGTTTTTTCCACGCGGAGGGTCAGGGTTTGCCCCTGGAGAGCCTGAGGGACGGAAGCTACAAG aggctgaaggaggagctgCGGCTGCACAAATGTTCCACTCGTGAGTGCATCGAGCAGTTCTACCTGGACAAGCTCAAACAG AGGACCCTGGGGCAGAACCGGTTTGGACGCCTGAGCGTCCGCTGCCATTATGAGGCGGCTGAGCAGCGGCTGGCCGTGGAGGTGCTGCACGCCGCCGACCTGCTCCCCCTGGACGCCAACG GTCTAAGTGACCCCTTTGTGATCGTGGAGCTGGGCCCACCGCATCTCTTCCCACTGGTCCGCAGCCAGAGGACCCAGGTGAAGACCCGGACACTGCACCCTGTATACGACGAGCTCTTCTACTT TTCTGTGCCTGCCGAGGCGTGCCGCCGCCGTGGGGCGTGTGTGCTATTCACCGTCATGGACCACGACTGGCTATCCACCAATGACTTCGCCGGGGAGGCGGCCCTCGGCCTAGGTGGCGTCAGTGGTGTTGCCCGGCCCCAGGTTGGCGGGGGTGCAAGGGCTGGGCAGCCTGTCACCCTGCACCTGTGCCGGCCCAGAGCCCAGG TGAGGTCTGCGCTGAGGATGCTGGAAGGCCGCACCAGCAAGGAGGCGCAGGAGTTCGTGAAGAAACTCAAGGAGCTGGAGAAGTGCATGGAGGCGGACCCCTGA
- the BAIAP3 gene encoding BAI1-associated protein 3 isoform X3 → MSTLLDIKSSVLRQVQVCPSFRRRTEQDPGSASADPQEPATGAWKPGDGVEFFAHMRLMLKKGEGRQGLPCFEVPLRSGSPAPPEPVDPSRGLRALAPEEVDDEEALLSYLQQVFGMSPEEHIEAIERVRKAKAPTYALKVSVVRAKNLLAKDPNGFSDPYCMLGILPASDAAREPRAQKEQRFGFRKGSKRGGPLPAKCIQVTEVKSSTLNPVWKEHFLFEIEDVSMDQLHLDIWDHDNDVSLVEACRKLNEVIGLKGMGRYFKQIVKSARANGTAGPTEDHTDDFLGCLNIPVREVPVAGVDRWFKLEPRSSASRVQGDCHLVLKLITTQRDTAMSQRGRSGFLSHLLLLSHLLRFEHPAEEPKSSSWRGELSTPAATILCLHGAQSNLSLLQLAVLHWQVSSRHHQTRTLDYSYLLGLLEDMQAHWEEAPSLPQEQEESLADSLSAFSEFGLQLLRQLRDYFPATNSTAVYRLELLLKCLGKLQLFQPSFEICPFETELNMDIAAALKRGNREWYDRILNAKSPREQPGPQRLPGLVVLADAIYDDLQSCYSVYASLFHSILSVDIFTLTFRQLERLVAEEAWVLTEELSPKMTLEVASGLFELYLTLADLQRFWDSIPGRDSRSLALAGIHAPFLPAVKLWLQVLRDQAKWRLQGAVDMDTLEPVDTSSRHSSSAATASLCLSHIQELWVRLAWPDPAQAQGLGTQLGQDMCEATLFYTELLRKKVDTQPGAAGEAVSEALCVVLNNVELVRKAAGQALKGLAWPEGATGPEGVLPRPLLSCTQALDDDLQREAHTVTAHLTSKMVGDIRKYVQHISLSPDSIQNDEAVAPLMKYLDEKLALLNASLVKGNLSRVLEALWELLLQAILQALGANHDVSADFYSRFHFTLEALVSFFHAEGQGLPLESLRDGSYKRLKEELRLHKCSTRECIEQFYLDKLKQRTLGQNRFGRLSVRCHYEAAEQRLAVEVLHAADLLPLDANGLSDPFVIVELGPPHLFPLVRSQRTQVKTRTLHPVYDELFYFSVPAEACRRRGACVLFTVMDHDWLSTNDFAGEAALGLGGVSGVARPQVGGGARAGQPVTLHLCRPRAQVRSALRMLEGRTSKEAQEFVKKLKELEKCMEADP, encoded by the exons GTGTTTGGCATGAGCCCTGAAGAGCACATCGAGGCCATCGAGCGAGTGAGGAAGGCCAAG GCTCCCACGTACGCCCTGAAAGTCTCTGTCGTGCGTGCCAAGAACCTTCTGGCCAAGGACCCCAACG GCTTCAGCGACCCGTACTGCATGCTGGGCATCCTGCCTGCCTCGGACGCCGCGCGGGAGCCCCGTGCACAGAAGGAGCAGCGCTTCGGCTTCCGCAAGGGCAGCAAGCGCGGCGGACCCCTGCCCGCCAAGTGCATCCAGGTCACCGAGGTGAAGAGCAGCACCCTGAACCCCGTCTGGAAGGAGCACTTCCTCTT TGAGATTGAGGACGTGAGCATGGACCAGCTGCACCTGGACATCTG ggATCATGACAACGATGTGTCCCTGGTAGAAGCGTGCAGGAAGCTGAATGAAGTCATCGGCCTGAAGGGCATGGGCAG GTACTTCAAACAGATCGTCAAGTCAGCCCGCGCAAACGGGACAGCAGGACCCACTGAGGACCACACCGATGACTTCCTGGGGTGCCTCAACATACCTGTCCGG GAGGTGCCTGTGGCTGGCGTCGACCGCTGGTTCAAGCTGGAGCCACGCTCCAGTGCCTCGCGTGTGCAGGGAGACTGCCACCTCGTTCTCAAGCTGATCACTACGCAG AGGGACACAGCCATGAGCCAGCGCGGGCGATCCGGCTTCCTGTCCCACCTGCTGCTGCTCAGCCATCTGCTGCGGTTCGAGCACCCAGCAGAGGAG cccaagTCCAGCAGCTGGCGAGGAGAGCTCAGCACACCAGCCGCCACCATCCTTTGCCTGCACGGAGCCCAGAGCAACCTGTCACTCTTGCAGCTGGCCGTGCT GCACTGGCAGGTCAGCAGCCGCCACCATCAAACCCGCACGCTGGACTACAGCTACCTGCTGGGGCTGCTGGAGGACATGCAGGCACACTGGGAGGAGGCGCCCTCACTGCCCCAGGAGCAG GAGGAGAGCCTGGCTGATAGCCTTTCCGCCTTTTCTGAGTTCGGGCTGCAGCTGCTGCGCCAGCTCCGAGACTACTTCCCTGCCACCAACAGCACTGCTGTCTACCGCCTGGAGCTGCTGCTGAA GTGTCTGGGCAAGCTGCAGCTCTTCCAGCCCTCCTTTGAGATCTGCCCCTTCGAGACAGAGCTGAACATGGACATTGCTGCGGCCCTGAAG AGAGGCAACCGTGAGTGGTACGACAGGATCCTGAATGCCAAGAGTCCCCGAGAGCAG CCAGGACCACAGCGCCTGCCTGGGCTGGTTGTGCTGGCCGACGCCATCTATGACGATCTCCAGTCCTGCTACAGTGTCTACGCCAGCCTCTTCCACAG CATCCTCAGTGTGGACATCTTCACCCTGACCTTCCGGCAGCTGGAGCGTCTG GTGGCTGAGGAGGCGTGGGTGCTGACAGAGGAGCTGAGCCCCAAGATGACCCTGGAGGTGGCCTCGGGGCTCTTTGAGCTCTACCTGACCCTGGCTGACCTCCAGCGCTTCTGGGATAGCATCCCTGGCCG GGACAGCCGCTCTCTGGCCCTGGCTGGCATCCACGCCCCATTCCTGCCTGCTGTGAAGCTCTGGCTCCAAGTGCTGCGGGACCAGGCCAAGTGGAGACTTCAGGGAGCCGTGGACATGGATACG CTGGAGCCCGTGGACACCTCCTCCAGGCATAGCAGCTCTGCAGCCACTGCTAGTCTCTGCCTCAGCCACATCCAGGAGCTGTGGGTGCGCCTGGCATGGCCTGACCCTGCCCAGGCTCAGGGGCTGGGCACCCAGCTCGGCCAG GACATGTGTGAGGCCACCCTCTTCTACACGGAGTTGCTTCGGAAGAAGGTGGACACTCAGCCAGGGGCGGCTGGTGAAGCAGTGAGCGAGGCG CTCTGCGTGGTCCTCAACAACGTGGAGCTCGTGCGCAAGGCTGCTGGACAGGCCTTGAAGGGCCTGGCATGGCCAGAGGGGGCCACGGGGCCCGAGGGGGTGCTCCCCCGCCCCCTGCTCAGCTGCACACAGGCCCTGGACGATGATCTGCAACGGGAGGCCCACACGGTGACAGCGCACCTGACCTCTAAG ATGGTGGGCGACATCCGGAAGTATGTACAGCACATCAGCCTCTCGCCTGACTCCATCCAGAACGATGAG GCCGTGGCCCCGCTCATGAAGTACCTGGATGAGAAGCTGGCCCTGCTGAACGCCTCGCTGGTGAAGGGGAACCTGAGCAG GGTGCTGGAGGCCCTGTGGGAGCTGCTCCTCCAGGCCATTCTGCAGGCGCTGGGTGCGAACCATGACGTCTCCGCTGATTTCTACAGCCGCTTCCACTTCACACTGGAG GCCCTGGTCAGTTTTTTCCACGCGGAGGGTCAGGGTTTGCCCCTGGAGAGCCTGAGGGACGGAAGCTACAAG aggctgaaggaggagctgCGGCTGCACAAATGTTCCACTCGTGAGTGCATCGAGCAGTTCTACCTGGACAAGCTCAAACAG AGGACCCTGGGGCAGAACCGGTTTGGACGCCTGAGCGTCCGCTGCCATTATGAGGCGGCTGAGCAGCGGCTGGCCGTGGAGGTGCTGCACGCCGCCGACCTGCTCCCCCTGGACGCCAACG GTCTAAGTGACCCCTTTGTGATCGTGGAGCTGGGCCCACCGCATCTCTTCCCACTGGTCCGCAGCCAGAGGACCCAGGTGAAGACCCGGACACTGCACCCTGTATACGACGAGCTCTTCTACTT TTCTGTGCCTGCCGAGGCGTGCCGCCGCCGTGGGGCGTGTGTGCTATTCACCGTCATGGACCACGACTGGCTATCCACCAATGACTTCGCCGGGGAGGCGGCCCTCGGCCTAGGTGGCGTCAGTGGTGTTGCCCGGCCCCAGGTTGGCGGGGGTGCAAGGGCTGGGCAGCCTGTCACCCTGCACCTGTGCCGGCCCAGAGCCCAGG TGAGGTCTGCGCTGAGGATGCTGGAAGGCCGCACCAGCAAGGAGGCGCAGGAGTTCGTGAAGAAACTCAAGGAGCTGGAGAAGTGCATGGAGGCGGACCCCTGA